Genomic DNA from Vicinamibacteria bacterium:
TAATATTCCCGAGGCGAACCTCCTCGACGTCGACGTTCTGGCCTTCGAGCCCGGGCTTTCCGATGAAAGAGCCCTTCGCAAGCTCAGGAAAGCTGGAATCTCCCCCGAGGTCCGAAAAGCCGAGGCCCTCTATATTCCCATCCACCTCGCGCGCACTTTGCAGAAAACCGGATTCTGGGGGGCGGTGCGTGTCGGGCCGGCCGCAAGCATCGATGATCTTACGATCTCGGGTGCCATCTCGTCCTCCACGGGTGCCGAGCTCGAAGTCGACATCCGCGTCATCGACTCTCGCGGGATGGTCTGGCTCGACAAGCAATACAAGTCGAAAGCGGACGCAAGCGTTTATAACGTCCGGCATATCGCGGACGACCCCTTTCAAGAGCTCTACAACCGAATCGCGAATGACCTCATCGCCCGGCGCAGGAAAATAGACCAGAAAGACGTCACCCGCATTCGCGAAATAACTCTGCTGAGGTTCGCCGCCGATCTTGCGCCCGCCCCGTTCACCAACTACCTCGTATCCGCGAGAGACCGTTACTCCGTCGCGCGATTGCCGGCCCAGGGTGATCCCATGATGGCGCGCATCGAGCGCCTCCGCCTCCGGGACCGTATGTTGATCGACACCCTGGATTCCTACTACGCGAATTTCTACAGTCAGATGCAGGAGGCATACGGCAGCTGGCGCTCGCAGGACTACTGGCGGCGGGAAGCCATGAAGCGATCGAGTGCCCGACGTAGTTACCGAGGTGGGAGTGGAGCGATGGGGAACGGCGCGGGAAGCTCGCTGGTTCCCTTCCCGACCGATGGAAACACGCCGGGGGTCGGGGTGGGCCCCGAATGCGGCACCTCCCAGCTCTTCCCCGGAGGGGGAGCCGCGAACTCCTGGGAACGGCAAGAGGAGTCCAAGCGAATCGATCACCTCGCGGTTCTACGCGAGCTCGGTGCCTCGCTCGCGTCTGACATGGCCCCTCTCCTCATCGAGGTCGAAGGCAAGGTGTTGCGGCTCACCGGCTCGGCAGACACGGTGTACGCGCGCTGGCGCGAGCTCCTGCGCGAGCTCTTCGCTACCGAAACGGGCCTACCCGTCGTGGCTGCCGGCCCGACGAACTGACCGCCGCGGCGAAGCGGGTCATCCTCCCGCCGTCGTGTGTGTCAGGGTGTCTTGCCGCCCCTCAGCGAAGCGATTCGAGGTGTAGCGAAATTTTCCGGAGCGCGTCTCGAAGCGTTCTATTCGTTAGCGAGGTTGAAGTGGCACTCGTCTTGATGACGTCTTGGAGTCGAATCATCAATGTAACGGATCCCTGGACCCCGGGAGCCGTAAGAAACAACTCCCAAGTCCCCGTCATCTGTGATGGAACATCGGCCCTCGATCTCCAATTCTGTAATTGCGAGCTCACCGTGGGGTCGCCCGGAAGGAATGGAGTCGAGGGCAATTGGAGCTCACCACCAACGGTAACGTTCCCCGTCGCCGTCGCTGTGTTGCCCTCTCCCCCATCGATTACCGCGTTCACCGAAGCTTGGGTTTGGCTGAACATCGATCGATGAAGGAACACTTCTCCGACTGCCAAACTCCGGTCGCGACAGACCCCTTCCAACGCTCCCGAATCTTCACAGCCCGCGATGACCTCGCTGCCCATCCACGAGCCGCCGAAGTTCGGAAACACCCGAATCAGCAAGGATCCGCGGGGATTGACGTCGGCGAAGATGGTTGCCTCTCCTGGTGCGACCGCGGTGACGAGTCCCGTCGAAGAGACGGTCGCGACCGCTGGAGCATCCGACCCCCAGGTCGCCTCATTGGTTACGACGCGCGTCGTGCCGTCGCTCAACGTTTCGCGCGCCTCGAACTGGACGCTATCACCGATGAAGATCGTTCCACCCGCTGGAAACGTCACCGAGACCGACGTCGTCGTAGTGGGCCCTATTCCTCCGTCGCCGCAGCCTACGACAAAACAAAGAACCAGAGCGTAAACGTATGGACGCCACATGAGATACACCCTTTCTTCGAACCGTACAAGCTTCTCTGGCTGAGTTCACCCTTTATGGCGCCCGCCTTCAAAACGTTTCGTACCTGGCGGTTCGGCCTAGAGGAAGGAAGGTCTTAAACACCTGGATTCCGGGACGGCTGAGTCCTTTTCCCTGGCGGCTTGCAACGATGAAGGCTTTCTGTTCAGATCGAAGCGGTCCAATGGTGACAAGGCCCCGGCTTATGACCAGCTAAAATGGCCGCGCCGTTCGTTCCGAAAAGCCCGCCCTCGCGCAGCTTGCTGCGTCGCATCACAGGCAACAAAGAGGGGGCGCTTGTCGAGATAAACAACGTCTTCGCGCGAGCGACCTCAGTGCAGAGAGTGACACGTATTGAGATCGACGCCGCTTGCCAGAAGCACGGGGTCCGTCTTAAAAAAATCAGCCCCGAGCGTCGCTCAGAATTGTACGAAGCCTACGTTGCCTTCGCCTTTCGCGACCGCGTGGTCACCGAGGACGAGCTAGACACGCTCCGAGCGCTTCAAAGACTCCTGCTACTCGATGAAGCCCTGATCCAAAGAGCGTACTGGGATCCGATCCTGGAGATGTACGGACGACAAGTCGATCAGCTCATCGCGGACGGCAGGCTCACGGCAGAGGGCCGCGTGGCTCTCAGCAAGCTGAAGACGGATCTTCGGATTCCAGAAGAGCAAGCCAAGCGCGTTTACGACGCCAGGAC
This window encodes:
- a CDS encoding Ig-like domain-containing protein, whose product is MTFPAGGTIFIGDSVQFEARETLSDGTTRVVTNEATWGSDAPAVATVSSTGLVTAVAPGEATIFADVNPRGSLLIRVFPNFGGSWMGSEVIAGCEDSGALEGVCRDRSLAVGEVFLHRSMFSQTQASVNAVIDGGEGNTATATGNVTVGGELQLPSTPFLPGDPTVSSQLQNWRSRADVPSQMTGTWELFLTAPGVQGSVTLMIRLQDVIKTSATSTSLTNRTLRDALRKISLHLESLR